From Sphingomonas sp.:
CTTCAAGGATTGGGGCCCCAAGGACGCCCAGCCGATCATGTTCCACCATGGCTGGCCGCTCTCGTCGGACGATTGGGACGCGCAGCTGCTGTTCTTCCTCCAGCACGGCTTCCGCGTCGTCGCGCATGACCGCCGTGGCCATGGCCGCTCCGAGCAGGTCAGCGGCGGCCATGACATGGATCATTATGCCGCCGACGCCGCTGCCGTCGCCGAGCATCTCAACCTCCGTAATGCCGTGCATATCGGCCACTCGACCGGCGGCGGTGAAGTCGCGCGCTATGTGGCCAAGTACGGCATCCCGCAGGGCCGCGTCGCCAAGGCGGTGCTGGTCGCGGCCGTGCCGCCGATCATGGCGAAGACGGAGGCCTATCCGAACGGCCTGCCGCTGGAGGTGTTCGACGGCTTCCGCAAGGGCACCGCGGAGAACCGCGCGCAATTCTTCCGCGATGTCGCTGCAGGCCCCTTCTACGGCTTCAACCGCGAGCGTGCGAAGGTCTATCCGGGCGTGATCGACAATTGGTGGCGCCAGGGCATGATGGGCAGCGCCAAGGCGCATGTCGACGGCATCAAGGCCTTCTCCGAGACCGACCAGACCGCC
This genomic window contains:
- a CDS encoding alpha/beta hydrolase, which codes for MTSTVTTKDGVSIFFKDWGPKDAQPIMFHHGWPLSSDDWDAQLLFFLQHGFRVVAHDRRGHGRSEQVSGGHDMDHYAADAAAVAEHLNLRNAVHIGHSTGGGEVARYVAKYGIPQGRVAKAVLVAAVPPIMAKTEAYPNGLPLEVFDGFRKGTAENRAQFFRDVAAGPFYGFNRERAKVYPGVIDNWWRQGMMGSAKAHVDGIKAFSETDQTADLKAMTVPTLVLAGDDDQVVPYHQGAELQAKLLPHPTLKIYPGMPHGLLTTHADVLNADILAFVRG